The DNA sequence GAACATGCCGCGGCCTCGTTTGGCCTCGACCAGCCCCTCGTCCACCAGTTGCTGATAGCCCTTCAGGACCGTGAGCGGATTGACCCGATATTCAGCCGCGACGTTGCGCACGGAGGGCAGCGGGTCGCCTTCCTTGAGTACCCCATCCAGGATCATCGCGACGACACGGTCGCGAAGCTGGCGGTAAATCGGCTGACTGTCGTTCCACTCACGGTCCATCAGGTTTTCCAGAGAGCGCTACCAGACCTTACCAGAGATACCACGCGCCTCAGTTCTTCCGCCGTAGATCGAAGTGCGCGTGGATCGGCTTGTCCTTCATCATGAACGTCCAATCCTCGGTGTGATGGTTGGTGTCGATGATGGTGAACACCGAATGGTGCATGTGGTACTCCGTGCTCCCGCTGATGTCCTTGAACTCGAACT is a window from the Terriglobia bacterium genome containing:
- a CDS encoding GntR family transcriptional regulator, producing MDREWNDSQPIYRQLRDRVVAMILDGVLKEGDPLPSVRNVAAEYRVNPLTVLKGYQQLVDEGLVEAKRGRGMFINAGARSLLLKGERQKFLAEEWPRVQATIQRLGLTAEELLDGATSTSSSDAARSKTEEKER